In Microbulbifer elongatus, the DNA window TGGTGGAGGTGGTGGTCTCCCCACACTGCGAAGTGATCGGCAGCACCATCCGCGACGCCCAGTTCCGCAAACGCTACGGCGCCGCGGTGCTGGCAGTGGCGCGCCAGGGGGAGCGGGTTTCCGGCAATCTGGGTAGCACCAGGCTGAAAGCCGGTGACACATTACTGCTGGAGGCGCGCCCGGGCTTTGTACTGCGCCAGCGCTACAGCAAGGACTTCCTGCTGATCAACGATCTGGAAGCGGAGAGTCCCCGTCACGAGAAAGGCCTCACCGCCTGGCTGATTCTGATCGCCATTGTGCTGTCCGCGGGTTCCGGTCTGATCAGTATGCTGAACGCGTCTCTGATCGGCGCCGGCGCCATGCTGGTAACACGCTGTTGCTCGGTCAACCAGGCGCAAAAGAGTCTGGACCTGCCGGTACTGATCACCATCGCCGCGTCCTTTGCCCTCGGGGTCGCCCTGCAGAAAACCGGTGTAGCAGCGATGCTGGCGGAAGGGGTAATTTCCCTGTCTGCCGGCCACCCCTGGCTGATGTTGATTCTGGTGTACCTGTGCGTTTCTCTGCTCACCGAGATGGTCACCAACAACGCGGCGGCCATCATTATGGTACCGATTGTTCTGCAGATTACTGCCAGCGCCGGGCTCAACCCGGAGCCGTTTATGTTTGCAGTGATGATGGCGGCCTCGGCCAGCTTCGCCACGCCACTCGGTTACCAGACCAACCTGATGGTATACGGCCCTGGTGGCTACCGTTTTTCCGATTACCTGAAAGTGGGTATCCCCATGAACCTGCTGGTTGGTGCCGTGACCATTACGGTATTGCTGACCAACTGGAACCTGGTTTTGGGGTGACCGTTAACGGGTCGATCCAGGCACAAATATTTCTGGCGCGGCGGCGCGAGCGGGGTTATAAAGTCCACCCTGTTCAACCCGCTGCGCCTGGCACCATGCCAACTTCCCTTCCTGCGCAGCTTTTGCGGAACCGATCTGTTTGAACGCTGCATTTTCCACTGCGGAACTACTCCCGCAGGCTGATTCCGAGCGCGAATGGCGCCGTGGCCCTGATGGCGACGATCCACTGGACCGCATTGCGTCCGCTCTGCGAGAGACCGGCTACATTGTGCTGCCGGCACCGCTGCCGCCTTCCCTCTTGGGTTCCATGTTGCGGCATTTCCGCTCCATTGACCGCACGCGCTTTCAGTCCGCGGGCATTGGCCGGGAACAGGAGCACCAGCTGAACCAGTTTGTGCGTACGGATGAGATTTTCTGGCTGGACCGTTCCAATCCGGCGGTGGCGGCGTATCTGAGCTGGGCGGAGACGTTGCGACTGGGGCTGAACCGGCGGCTGTTTCTGGGGCTGTTCGATTACGAATGCCACTATGCGCGCTACGATCGCGGCAGTTTTTACAAGAAGCATATGGATGCGTTCAAAGGCACGACCAACCGGGTGGTCAGTACGGTGCTCTACCTGACGCCGAACTGGCAGCCGCAGGATGGCGGTGAATTGCAGATCTATGCACCGGGTTCTGATGAGGTGATCGAGAAGGTGGCCCCGCGGTTCGGGCAGATGGTGATTTTCCTTTCCGAGGAATTCCCCCACGAAGTCCTCACCAGCCACCGCCCCCGCTACAGTGTTACCGGCTGGTTCCGGGTGAACAACAGTCTTGGGGAGAATATCGACCCGGCCCGATAGATCTTCGTAGCCGGTCCTGTGGCGGCGCTGCTACCACCGGCGAGCTTATGAGACACGAGCTGGGCGCCCCCCCTCAACCCATCCATGGGGGCTCTGCAAAAACATCCTGTTTTTGAAGGTCTCATAAGCTCGCCGGTGGTATCAGCGCCTTCGCATAAACCTCTGAGGCACTAATGCACCGCCACTTCCCGAACCATCGCCGCCATATTCGCCGGACGATCAATAGGGAAATCGAGGTGCAGGCGCGCGCTCACATCTTCCGCACTGATCACTCCACGCACGTGGTGGTTGTCGGTATCCACAACCAGGCAATGGCGCTGTCCACTCTGGCGCATGGCGAGCAGTACGTCGCGAATTTTTGCCCCCTGCAACTGGCCAAGCTTCATTTGCTGCAATTGGTTGCGGCGCTGCATTAGATCGCCCACGGTCAGGTCGCCGCGCACATGTCCTGCCGCCACCCGCTGCATAACTCTCTGGTAAGAGACGTCTTCGGCGGTGAGCAGCCCGATAAAATCTCCGCGATGATCCATCACCAGTACCCAGGCCAGGTGGCCGGTGCGTAACACCTGGGCCGCGTCCAGTGCGGAGACCGAGGCGGTGAGTACCGCGGGGTGGTGTTTTTTGAAGTCGGTGACAAATTTCAGTGCGGGCGAGTCCAGGCTCAGTTCGTGAAATTCTTCCGGGAATACCAGTTTGTCCAGGTCTTGCAGGGGAGCCAAATCCAGTTTTTTCATGGCAATACTTCTCTTTTTTTCGGGCGCACGCTGCCGCTGTCGGGGCGGACGAAAAAGTACGCGCGCGTAGCCCGATAATGCATAAGTCATTGAACGCACAGAAAGCGCGGTCAATACCGGTGATTTAAAGGATAAAAAAGAAAGGATTACCGGGCGGGTGGCCCGCGGATGGCGTGTGCGCCAGGGGCTACGGAAAAGATGGGAGATGCAAACACTTTCGCCGGCGCAGCCGCCGGCGTCTGCAAATCGAAAGCGGTCTGAGGGGCAACCGCAGCCGAATCTTTCTCGATCTGTGGCGGTTCGCCGTCGCGCTGCAACAGGACTCGCACGACATTGTCGGCGGAATCCAGCTGCACTCCCGCCGGCTCTGCGCGGCCTTCGGCGCAGAGCAGCAGGGATTGCATCAGTATCAGCAGGATTCCGAAACGCACGCTACAGATCTCTAAAGGGTCTTAAAATTTTCTCGGTAGTCGTTATGCGTCCTGCCCCTATGTTATTCAAGGGGCTTGCGACGAATGGTTTATTTTTTTGGTTTTTCCGACGATCCTTCCTCACCGTCTGGCGCAGGTGGTTCCTCGCCGCCAGTCGCCTGCTGTTTCAATTGATCAACCTGGGCCTTCACCTGCTGCTCCAGTTTTTCCTGTGGCCACTCGTCGTCCTGCTCCTGCTGGGCTGACTCATCCACCCGCAGCCCATGACGCTTGGCACGCAGCCGCCACAGCCGCTTGGCCACCTGCTGTCGATCCGGGGTTTTGTCGGCTTCATCGACAATCTCCTCTCCCAGCAGCGTTTCGAGAATATCCTCCAGTGCAACCAGCCCCTCCAGGCTGCCGTATTCATCGACTACAGCACTGATCTGCACACGGCGAGACAGCATTTTTTGAAACACCTGATAAATGGGTGCGGTTTCCGGCAGCATCAGCAGGTCGCGGCGCAGGTTACGCAGGGTGCCCTCAAGATCACCGCGGGCGTAGGCCTGCAGCAAATCCTGCTTGAGCACGAACCCCACCACCAGATCCGGATCATCCTGTTCGAACACCGGAATACGGGAGAAGCGGCTCTTTTCCACCTGTTCGTAGGCCTCAGCCACCGTCATATTCTGAGACAGGGAAAACACTACCGTGCGCGGCGTCATGACTTCGCGTACCGAGTGGTCGCGCAAAGTGAAGAACAGATTGTGCAGAATGCTCGACTCGCGACTCTCCAGCTGACCTTCCGCCTCGCCAATTTCCGCCATCACGGCAAATTCTTCGCGACTGAAGCCCGTCAGGGTAGTGCCGTGGGCGAGACCGCGGGTCAGCCACTCTGAAAGCCACACAAATGGCTTCAGGATCATGACCAGGTAACGCAGGGTGTAAGCAGTGGTCGGCGCCAGTTGCCGCCAGTAAACGGCCCCGAGGGTCTTCGGAATGATCTCTGAAAACACCAGAATCAGCAGGGTCAGTATGGCGGAAGCAATGCCCAGGTACTGGTTGCCAAAGACCGCCGCCGCCTGCGCACCGGCGCCCGCGGCACCCACGGTATGGGCGACCGTATTGAGAGTAAGAATCGCGGCCAGTGGCGCGTTGATATCCGCTTTCAGCTCGCTCAACAGCTTACCGGAGGCGTGTCCCTCCCGCTCCATCAGCTGAATATAGGGGCGGGTGACACTCAGGATTACCGATTCTGCGATGGAGCACAGAAAGGAAAATCCCAGGGCGACAAGGACGTAAATGATCAGTAGTAGCATTGTCTGTCAGAAAGGTTGCCGGCGATGGTGACTCGCATCATCGGTGTTTTTCGGCGGCGGCGCAAAGTATCGGCTGCCACCTACCAGGCAAAACGCCAGCCCCAGAACAACACCCGCGGCAAAACCACCCACATGCGCGGCATTGGCGATCCCCCCGGGAATAAAATAATCCACCACACCCAGCATACACACCAGCAACCAGACTACCGATAACCACAGCAGTGCCACCGGCACGTCGCGCCACCGGGGCTGCCAGCGCTGAATGACCAGGGCACAGCCGATCAGCGCATAGACCACACCGGACATACCGCCAAACAGATTCTGCGGGGAGGTGTAATACTGTGCGAGATTGGCCGCAGGTGCGCTGATCAATACCAGTACAGTAAACCAAAGAGAACCGGCCCGAGCCTCCAGTGAGCGGCCAACGATCCAGATACCCAGGCCGTTAAACAACGCATGGGGAATCGAAAAATGCACGATTGCCGGCGACCACAGCCGCCAGTACTCACCCTGGGCCAGATGCATACCCAGAGTGCTGCCGGGCAGCGCGCCATTGCCTTTCGGTTGCGGAAAAATAACCAGCGGCTCTGCCCAGCCCTGGCGCAACATAAACCAGCCGATAAAACAAAGCACAATCAGCAGAAGTGACACCGGTGTCTGACGCAGTGGCCACGGCGGAATCACACCGGCAACCGGTGCTGTTACTTCGCCGGTAGCGCCTTCCGGAGTCTGTTGTTGAGGGTGCTGTTGAGAATCTTCCGGGGTGTTTTCCCGAGTGCCCTCCGCGGTATCGCGCTCGTCAGTTGCGCCGGCTTGCGCATTCACAGCGGACGACACCGGCGGAGGCTGTGCAGCGTTATCGTGCACGTGCACACTGACCTGCGCCAGATCGACCGCACCTTCCTGCCAGCGCGCCAGCAGCTGCCGCATGGGATCGACAAGTTGCGGCGCGAGACTCGCCACAACCTGGTGATTGTTTTCTTCGGTAATACGCAGGGGCAATTGATGGCGGCGAATAAAATCTGCCACCGGTGACAGGTCCTGGCCAAGTGGAAAATCGCAAACGGTGATCCAGTGGTTCAAGCAACGCCCTTATTCATCAGTGCTCAGGTAAAAGATGTGGGAGACTCTAACAAAAAACGCGGCCATTGCGCCGCGTTTTTGAAGCTGCTTCCCCGCAGGATTCATACGGACATGGCGCGCATGATGATGCGTTTTTTCAGCATCGGACTCGCGTCTACCATGCTGAGACCCGTATTACGCAGCCAGCGCCAGTGCAGGTCGCCCGCGCCAAACAGCGATTTGAAGGTACTCATCGCCTTGAGCGTGGACGCGTTCTCGCCGCGACGACGGCGTTGATAGCGGGCCAGTACCGAAGCGTGTGCCGGTGAGATATTGCGCTCCAGTGCGCGTCCCACCTCCTCCGCCAGTACCCGGGCATCCATCATGCCCAGATTAACGCCCTGCCCGGCAAGGGGATGAATACTGTGTGCCGCATCGCCTACCAGTACCGCGCCGGGGCCGTAGTAGGCTTCCGCGTGACGGGCGCGCAAGGCAAAGGAAAAACGCTCACCCACGGCTTCGATACCACCGAGACGGCTTTCAAACGCCTTCTCCAGATTCAGGGCGAAAGCC includes these proteins:
- a CDS encoding CBS domain-containing protein, whose product is MKKLDLAPLQDLDKLVFPEEFHELSLDSPALKFVTDFKKHHPAVLTASVSALDAAQVLRTGHLAWVLVMDHRGDFIGLLTAEDVSYQRVMQRVAAGHVRGDLTVGDLMQRRNQLQQMKLGQLQGAKIRDVLLAMRQSGQRHCLVVDTDNHHVRGVISAEDVSARLHLDFPIDRPANMAAMVREVAVH
- a CDS encoding hemolysin family protein; translation: MLLLIIYVLVALGFSFLCSIAESVILSVTRPYIQLMEREGHASGKLLSELKADINAPLAAILTLNTVAHTVGAAGAGAQAAAVFGNQYLGIASAILTLLILVFSEIIPKTLGAVYWRQLAPTTAYTLRYLVMILKPFVWLSEWLTRGLAHGTTLTGFSREEFAVMAEIGEAEGQLESRESSILHNLFFTLRDHSVREVMTPRTVVFSLSQNMTVAEAYEQVEKSRFSRIPVFEQDDPDLVVGFVLKQDLLQAYARGDLEGTLRNLRRDLLMLPETAPIYQVFQKMLSRRVQISAVVDEYGSLEGLVALEDILETLLGEEIVDEADKTPDRQQVAKRLWRLRAKRHGLRVDESAQQEQDDEWPQEKLEQQVKAQVDQLKQQATGGEEPPAPDGEEGSSEKPKK
- a CDS encoding rhomboid family intramembrane serine protease, translating into MNHWITVCDFPLGQDLSPVADFIRRHQLPLRITEENNHQVVASLAPQLVDPMRQLLARWQEGAVDLAQVSVHVHDNAAQPPPVSSAVNAQAGATDERDTAEGTRENTPEDSQQHPQQQTPEGATGEVTAPVAGVIPPWPLRQTPVSLLLIVLCFIGWFMLRQGWAEPLVIFPQPKGNGALPGSTLGMHLAQGEYWRLWSPAIVHFSIPHALFNGLGIWIVGRSLEARAGSLWFTVLVLISAPAANLAQYYTSPQNLFGGMSGVVYALIGCALVIQRWQPRWRDVPVALLWLSVVWLLVCMLGVVDYFIPGGIANAAHVGGFAAGVVLGLAFCLVGGSRYFAPPPKNTDDASHHRRQPF
- a CDS encoding 2OG-Fe(II) oxygenase; its protein translation is MNAAFSTAELLPQADSEREWRRGPDGDDPLDRIASALRETGYIVLPAPLPPSLLGSMLRHFRSIDRTRFQSAGIGREQEHQLNQFVRTDEIFWLDRSNPAVAAYLSWAETLRLGLNRRLFLGLFDYECHYARYDRGSFYKKHMDAFKGTTNRVVSTVLYLTPNWQPQDGGELQIYAPGSDEVIEKVAPRFGQMVIFLSEEFPHEVLTSHRPRYSVTGWFRVNNSLGENIDPAR